The following coding sequences are from one uncultured Cohaesibacter sp. window:
- a CDS encoding branched-chain amino acid ABC transporter permease, protein MQTYSKWIQLAILFVLIVALPIFFPSGYYFRVGALIFVNALSVVGLVILIGYAGQISLGHAGFAGIGAYACALGPQYLELHPALSVLLGAFVSAIMAVLIGKPILRLKGYYLAVATLGFGILVSMLLTNERALTGGPDGMAVAKLGLKGVLKDFGIKLSTGEFWYLLCGFVLLIGVWVALNLFNSPTGRAMRALHGSEVAARTVGIDVAQVKLQAFVISAVYASVAGSLLALQNSFITPDVAGFMHSIEMVTMAVLGGVNSVLGATLGAAILTLLPQVLTVFAEYEQLIMGLVMILVMIFLPKGLLPSIAAKLRGRGE, encoded by the coding sequence ATGCAAACTTATTCCAAATGGATACAATTGGCCATTCTCTTCGTTCTGATCGTGGCCCTGCCGATTTTCTTCCCGTCGGGATATTATTTCCGCGTCGGTGCGTTGATTTTCGTGAATGCCTTAAGTGTTGTCGGGCTGGTTATCCTTATCGGATATGCGGGCCAGATCAGTCTGGGGCATGCCGGGTTCGCCGGGATCGGAGCTTACGCTTGTGCGTTGGGGCCGCAATATCTAGAGTTGCATCCGGCTTTGTCTGTTCTGCTGGGCGCTTTTGTTTCCGCTATCATGGCAGTATTGATCGGCAAGCCGATCTTGCGGCTCAAGGGCTATTATCTGGCTGTGGCAACGCTGGGATTTGGCATTCTGGTTTCCATGCTGTTGACCAATGAGCGGGCTTTGACGGGTGGGCCAGATGGAATGGCGGTTGCCAAGCTGGGACTTAAAGGTGTTCTGAAGGATTTCGGCATCAAGCTTTCCACTGGCGAGTTCTGGTATCTGCTCTGTGGTTTTGTGCTGCTCATTGGGGTCTGGGTCGCTCTCAATCTGTTTAACAGCCCCACGGGGCGAGCCATGCGGGCGTTGCACGGATCGGAAGTGGCGGCGCGCACGGTGGGTATCGATGTGGCGCAGGTCAAGCTGCAGGCATTTGTTATTTCAGCGGTTTATGCATCGGTTGCCGGTTCTCTGCTGGCCTTGCAAAACAGTTTCATCACCCCGGACGTTGCCGGTTTTATGCATTCGATTGAAATGGTTACGATGGCGGTGCTGGGGGGCGTGAATTCCGTTTTGGGCGCAACGCTCGGTGCGGCAATCCTTACCTTGCTGCCTCAGGTCCTGACGGTGTTTGCCGAATATGAGCAGTTGATCATGGGGCTGGTGATGATCCTTGTGATGATTTTCTTGCCAAAAGGGTTGCTTCCTTCCATAGCAGCCAAGCTGAGAGGGAGGGGAGAATGA
- a CDS encoding ABC transporter ATP-binding protein, whose product MTLLQVEGLGISFGGLRAVNNVGFSAKPGEIVSVIGPNGAGKTTLFNMISGVYSPDTGRVMLDGQEVTCLEPHLLARMGMTRTFQNLQIFQDMTVLENVIVGFHLAERGHLLSDILSLPGTRRRSADARFKAMELLRRVRLDKAAELVAGNLSYGALKRLEIVRALAMSPRVLLLDEPAAGCNAVETEEIDEFIAELAASGIAILLVEHDMKMVMRISNHIVVLDHGVKIAEGKPDEVSRNPDVISAYLGAGQASEPLDHGEPEEIKEAANADG is encoded by the coding sequence ATGACGCTTTTACAAGTCGAAGGTCTTGGCATCAGCTTCGGTGGTCTGCGAGCCGTCAACAATGTGGGCTTCTCGGCCAAACCTGGCGAGATCGTCTCGGTGATCGGGCCCAATGGGGCAGGCAAGACCACGCTGTTCAATATGATTTCCGGTGTCTATTCGCCCGATACCGGACGGGTGATGCTGGATGGGCAAGAGGTTACGTGCCTTGAGCCCCATCTTCTGGCACGTATGGGCATGACACGTACATTCCAGAACTTGCAGATCTTTCAGGACATGACGGTGCTTGAGAATGTGATTGTCGGGTTTCATCTGGCAGAGCGAGGGCACTTGCTCTCGGACATCCTGTCACTGCCCGGCACGCGGCGCCGGTCGGCTGACGCTCGGTTCAAGGCCATGGAATTGCTCCGGCGTGTGCGGCTCGACAAGGCGGCCGAACTGGTGGCGGGGAATCTTTCCTACGGAGCGCTCAAGCGGCTGGAAATCGTGCGGGCTCTGGCCATGTCGCCGCGCGTGTTGCTGCTGGATGAGCCTGCTGCTGGCTGCAATGCGGTTGAAACCGAAGAGATTGATGAATTCATCGCGGAGCTTGCTGCATCGGGCATCGCCATTCTGCTGGTTGAGCATGACATGAAAATGGTGATGCGAATTTCCAACCATATCGTTGTACTCGATCATGGCGTGAAGATAGCAGAGGGCAAGCCGGATGAAGTTTCGCGAAATCCGGACGTTATCTCTGCCTATCTGGGGGCAGGCCAAGCTTCAGAGCCGCTCGATCATGGTGAGCCGGAAGAGATAAAGGAGGCTGCCAATGCTGACGGTTGA